One stretch of Paenibacillus sp. FSL R5-0341 DNA includes these proteins:
- a CDS encoding DUF6713 family protein → MPDFLLILFLFNLSLFLLHEMDAIRRSEWKLFIVLKDMEDDKAYRYFTWIHLPMYTVILSLLFSSYQTITFWVLDIFFIIHTVLHFFFEKHPRNEFKNGFSRSLIYPMGIIALIHLIFLII, encoded by the coding sequence ATGCCTGACTTTTTACTAATCTTATTTTTGTTTAACCTATCTCTCTTCCTGCTTCACGAAATGGATGCCATCAGGCGGTCCGAGTGGAAATTATTTATCGTGTTAAAAGATATGGAAGATGATAAAGCCTACAGATATTTCACTTGGATTCATTTACCTATGTACACGGTCATTCTTTCTCTACTTTTTAGCTCGTATCAAACCATTACATTTTGGGTCCTGGATATCTTTTTCATCATACATACCGTACTGCACTTCTTTTTCGAAAAGCACCCTCGCAATGAATTTAAAAATGGTTTTTCCAGATCATTGATCTACCCTATGGGAATAATCGCTTTAATTCATTTGATATTCCTAATTATCTAA
- a CDS encoding amino acid permease — translation MESKQLSRGLKPRHVELIALGGTIGVGLFMGSASTIKWAGPSVLLAYLLAGIVIFFVMRIMGEMLIQEPVTGSFATFAHKYISPLAGFLTAWSYWFLWVTVGMAEVTAIGIYVGYWFPDIPQWLPALAGVLIIAAANLAAVKFYGEFEFWFAMIKVTAIVAMIVIGTGLIFFGWGNRGQAIGLSNLFSHGGFFPGGIKGFLFALCIVTAAYQGVEMVGITAGEAENPKYTLRKAIKNIVWRILIFYVGAIFVIVTLYPWNEVGETGSPFVLTFAKVGIVAAAGIINFVVLTAAMSGCNSGIYSAGRMLYTLAENGQAPAFFKKLSKGGVPRNSIVITISLLLIGVVLNYLMPDSKLFLYIYSASVLPGMVPWFALAFSQFRFRKRWGNEMADHNFKSKWFPISNYIIIVYLILVIIGMAFNPDTRLPLIVGATFMAIVVAGYYAFGIGTRQRIDGGEDR, via the coding sequence TTGGAGTCAAAGCAACTATCTAGAGGGCTAAAGCCCCGCCATGTAGAGCTGATTGCACTCGGAGGTACAATCGGCGTTGGTTTGTTCATGGGATCGGCGAGTACGATCAAATGGGCAGGACCATCCGTGCTGCTGGCCTATTTACTGGCCGGTATCGTTATCTTTTTTGTCATGCGTATTATGGGTGAAATGTTGATTCAGGAGCCGGTAACCGGTTCGTTTGCTACATTTGCTCACAAATATATTAGTCCGCTTGCCGGATTCCTGACCGCCTGGAGCTATTGGTTCCTGTGGGTTACGGTTGGTATGGCGGAAGTTACGGCGATTGGTATCTATGTCGGGTATTGGTTCCCGGATATTCCGCAGTGGCTGCCAGCACTTGCTGGAGTGCTCATCATTGCGGCGGCGAATCTGGCGGCCGTGAAGTTCTATGGGGAATTTGAATTCTGGTTTGCGATGATCAAAGTGACGGCTATTGTGGCGATGATCGTGATCGGAACGGGGCTCATCTTCTTCGGCTGGGGCAATCGGGGGCAGGCCATTGGTCTGTCGAATCTGTTCAGCCATGGTGGTTTTTTCCCTGGAGGCATCAAAGGTTTCCTCTTCGCGCTGTGTATCGTAACGGCTGCGTATCAAGGGGTAGAGATGGTCGGTATTACAGCAGGCGAAGCGGAAAATCCGAAATACACCTTGCGTAAAGCGATCAAAAATATCGTGTGGCGTATTCTTATTTTCTACGTTGGTGCCATATTCGTTATCGTAACCTTGTACCCTTGGAACGAGGTAGGCGAGACGGGCAGCCCGTTTGTACTCACCTTTGCCAAAGTTGGCATTGTGGCTGCAGCGGGAATCATTAACTTTGTGGTACTCACGGCGGCCATGTCGGGATGCAACAGCGGGATCTACAGTGCGGGACGGATGTTATACACGCTGGCTGAGAATGGGCAGGCACCTGCCTTTTTCAAAAAGCTGTCCAAAGGGGGAGTTCCCCGCAACAGTATCGTCATTACGATTTCTTTACTGTTGATTGGGGTTGTGCTGAACTACCTGATGCCGGACTCCAAGCTGTTCCTGTACATCTATAGCGCAAGTGTTCTTCCGGGTATGGTTCCATGGTTCGCGCTGGCGTTCAGTCAGTTCCGATTCAGAAAGCGTTGGGGCAACGAGATGGCAGATCATAACTTCAAGTCCAAATGGTTTCCGATCAGCAATTACATTATTATTGTGTATCTGATCCTCGTCATCATCGGTATGGCGTTTAACCCGGATACGCGCTTACCCCTGATTGTAGGAGCTACGTTCATGGCCATCGTGGTGGCTGGATATTACGCATTTGGCATCGGAACAAGACAACGGATAGATGGCGGCGAAGATCGCTAG
- a CDS encoding acetylhydrolase yields MRTVEWIYLIFNLLMFVGVIGIGREHQHFRKMAWGGFAISSVLLIIHGVVEGLRWPMIPAYLLTLVPMVVLFTKARRQQQSGATLPNSKGSRASASTSTVAGKLGRVRIISTSLLVLVYAVVSIGLPLLFPVFSFAKPAGPYGIGTVSYDLTDNSREELLTSNAGEKRELMVQIWYPTNPEAEGATAPYVNKPEIYGTAFNEVLKLPKLLFSSLSQVKTHAIQEAQLSDAEATYPVVLFSHGLHGYENQNTFQVEQLVSQGYIVVGINHTYSSLVSVFPDGRVAQFESEGKEGFEQLQFSYMDKLNETWVKDAQFVLDEVEKLAERDPIGRFTGHMDLDNIGMFGHSFGGATTVQMLMDDPRVKAGMNMDGVLFGEKRIPAEGVGKPFLMMSADSTVAGTSVMSDEEIAAMGTTRPEAEKYYEEVYARYEPVTAGGNYWMELTNTKHLSFSDLYLISPLLEWTQGVDARGTQQLVNVTTIDFFNHYLKGQPLHMDKAVGEHESYSLKKG; encoded by the coding sequence ATGAGGACAGTAGAATGGATTTATCTTATTTTCAACCTGCTTATGTTCGTGGGGGTAATCGGGATTGGGAGAGAGCATCAACATTTTCGGAAAATGGCATGGGGTGGATTCGCCATATCGAGCGTGCTGCTGATCATCCATGGTGTGGTCGAAGGACTACGTTGGCCGATGATCCCGGCATATCTGCTCACGTTGGTTCCAATGGTTGTGTTATTTACAAAGGCAAGACGCCAGCAGCAGTCAGGTGCAACCTTGCCGAACAGTAAAGGTTCCAGGGCATCCGCTTCCACATCGACTGTGGCGGGGAAACTCGGACGTGTTCGAATCATCTCAACGTCTCTGCTGGTATTGGTATACGCTGTTGTGAGCATTGGCTTACCGCTGCTGTTCCCGGTGTTCTCGTTTGCCAAGCCAGCAGGCCCTTATGGAATCGGAACGGTATCCTACGACTTGACAGATAATAGCCGGGAGGAACTTCTGACGAGTAACGCCGGAGAGAAACGGGAGCTGATGGTACAGATCTGGTATCCGACAAATCCAGAAGCAGAGGGAGCAACAGCCCCTTATGTTAATAAGCCGGAGATCTACGGGACAGCCTTCAATGAAGTGCTGAAACTGCCAAAGCTTTTATTTTCCAGTCTGAGTCAGGTCAAAACGCATGCGATTCAGGAAGCTCAGTTATCTGATGCCGAAGCCACGTATCCGGTTGTTCTTTTCTCTCATGGTCTACATGGTTATGAAAATCAGAATACGTTCCAGGTTGAGCAGCTGGTCAGTCAAGGTTACATTGTTGTAGGTATTAATCACACGTATAGCAGTCTGGTATCCGTATTCCCGGATGGACGTGTGGCGCAGTTTGAATCCGAAGGAAAAGAAGGCTTTGAGCAGCTGCAGTTCAGTTACATGGACAAGTTGAATGAGACATGGGTGAAGGATGCACAGTTTGTATTGGATGAGGTAGAGAAGTTGGCTGAGAGGGACCCGATTGGACGCTTTACAGGACATATGGATTTGGACAATATCGGCATGTTTGGGCATTCATTTGGTGGAGCAACGACAGTACAGATGTTAATGGATGATCCACGTGTGAAAGCAGGCATGAATATGGATGGTGTATTGTTTGGCGAGAAGCGTATCCCTGCCGAAGGTGTGGGTAAGCCGTTCCTGATGATGAGTGCAGATTCAACCGTTGCAGGCACAAGTGTCATGAGTGACGAGGAAATTGCTGCGATGGGCACGACCCGTCCGGAAGCCGAGAAATATTATGAGGAAGTGTACGCTCGGTATGAACCGGTAACCGCAGGAGGGAACTACTGGATGGAGCTGACCAACACCAAACATCTGAGTTTCTCCGATCTCTACCTGATCTCTCCACTGCTCGAATGGACACAGGGTGTAGATGCACGGGGGACGCAACAGCTGGTCAACGTTACAACGATTGATTTCTTCAACCACTATTTGAAAGGGCAACCGCTCCATATGGACAAGGCCGTGGGAGAACATGAGTCCTATTCGTTGAAAAAAGGCTAA
- a CDS encoding MerR family transcriptional regulator gives MNANKEPYSIGEAAKLIGSTVKTIRYYDEIELLQPSSHTEGGHRLYTTQDLWQLELITTLRYLNFSIPDIRKLMSGELAVAQALDLQIEALETQIGTMNSMLSILQQARRHEEDTSLHSEQSLTYISNLVESLTANASRRKQFVATKVDESHLLDSIPQDWRVSFLHFFDKYMMKDTKLTAQQTLAWKEIQELINDPAYWADLARLEVPFFIMANQPQVEADVWVKKMEAIRIRTTEALDKGWAIDSPAVQSIAWDFVLMYASAEHAEAPEVFFGKQARYMLDSVTDRILRFNKLCKVMNPEWSQIVDGINLLQEGMRLRLKQMEED, from the coding sequence TTGAATGCAAATAAAGAACCCTATTCCATCGGTGAAGCAGCCAAACTGATCGGCTCCACGGTGAAAACGATCCGTTATTACGATGAGATTGAACTGTTACAGCCCTCCAGTCATACGGAAGGCGGGCATCGACTCTATACAACGCAAGACCTGTGGCAACTCGAACTCATTACAACACTCCGTTATTTGAATTTCAGCATACCGGATATTCGAAAACTCATGTCCGGTGAACTGGCGGTAGCACAGGCGTTAGATCTACAGATTGAGGCCTTGGAAACCCAGATCGGCACGATGAATTCCATGCTCTCCATTTTGCAGCAAGCGAGGCGGCATGAAGAAGACACTTCCCTGCATTCCGAACAGTCTCTCACGTATATCTCCAATCTGGTAGAATCGCTAACGGCCAATGCAAGCAGGCGAAAACAATTCGTTGCTACCAAGGTGGATGAATCTCATCTGCTGGACAGCATTCCGCAGGATTGGAGAGTTTCGTTTCTACACTTTTTCGATAAATACATGATGAAAGATACGAAACTGACGGCTCAGCAAACACTGGCCTGGAAGGAAATTCAGGAGCTGATCAACGATCCGGCCTATTGGGCTGATCTGGCTAGGTTGGAGGTTCCGTTCTTCATTATGGCGAACCAGCCACAAGTTGAAGCGGACGTCTGGGTCAAAAAAATGGAGGCTATTCGCATTCGCACGACCGAAGCTCTGGATAAGGGGTGGGCCATCGACAGCCCTGCTGTGCAAAGCATAGCGTGGGACTTTGTGTTGATGTATGCCAGTGCTGAGCATGCCGAAGCACCTGAAGTATTTTTTGGCAAACAGGCCCGATATATGCTGGACTCCGTGACTGATCGCATTCTGCGTTTTAACAAGCTGTGCAAGGTGATGAATCCCGAATGGAGCCAGATTGTAGATGGCATTAACCTGTTGCAGGAGGGCATGCGGTTACGTTTAAAACAAATGGAAGAAGACTGA
- a CDS encoding SDR family oxidoreductase, which produces MANQDQHTMQDPTTQYPKATPEWKQQQDEPGLQREMTPVPDAGEKSYKGSGRLTGRKAVVTGADSGIGRAAAIAFAREGADVVLAYLPEEEADAQEVVKLIEEAGRKAITKPGDLKDEKYCEELIESAVKELGGIDILANVAGKQQFVEQIADLTTEQFDATFKTNVYSMFWLCKAAVKHMKPGSSIINTSSIQAYKPSPILLDYATTKASINTFSKALAQQVGSKGIRVNVVAPGPVWTPLQVVGGQPIEKLADFGSNTPLGRAGQPAEMAPAFVFLASQESSYVSGETLNANGGTVSP; this is translated from the coding sequence ATGGCTAATCAAGACCAACACACCATGCAAGATCCAACGACACAATATCCGAAGGCTACACCGGAGTGGAAACAGCAACAGGATGAGCCGGGGCTCCAGCGTGAGATGACTCCTGTTCCCGATGCGGGTGAGAAAAGTTATAAGGGAAGCGGACGTTTAACGGGACGCAAAGCGGTTGTGACCGGAGCTGACAGTGGAATTGGCCGGGCGGCAGCGATTGCGTTTGCCCGTGAAGGTGCAGATGTCGTTCTGGCCTATCTGCCGGAAGAGGAAGCAGATGCACAGGAAGTCGTGAAGCTGATTGAGGAAGCAGGGCGCAAAGCGATTACGAAGCCAGGTGACCTGAAGGATGAGAAATACTGTGAGGAGCTCATTGAATCTGCGGTAAAAGAGCTTGGCGGGATTGATATCCTCGCTAACGTGGCAGGTAAGCAGCAGTTTGTAGAGCAGATTGCAGATCTAACCACCGAGCAGTTCGATGCGACGTTCAAAACAAATGTCTATTCCATGTTCTGGCTCTGCAAAGCAGCGGTAAAACACATGAAACCGGGTAGCTCCATTATCAACACATCATCGATTCAGGCGTACAAACCTTCGCCAATCCTGCTGGATTATGCGACAACGAAGGCATCGATTAACACGTTCAGCAAAGCTCTGGCCCAACAAGTGGGTAGCAAAGGGATTCGTGTCAACGTTGTTGCACCAGGCCCGGTATGGACTCCGCTTCAGGTCGTGGGTGGACAGCCAATCGAGAAGCTCGCTGATTTTGGCTCCAATACACCGCTTGGTCGGGCAGGACAGCCTGCCGAGATGGCTCCGGCATTTGTCTTCCTGGCAAGCCAGGAATCCAGTTATGTGAGCGGCGAGACATTGAATGCGAATGGCGGTACGGTTAGCCCGTAA
- a CDS encoding NdvB protein, which yields MIKATEDNQYVELTSPTSLPKASGFLWNEKMMIHVNCRGYAVAQFMQPEPAKYSYAPNLEAKTFMQPEQPYYAHHPGRFIYIKDEVSGEIFSAPYEPVRKEADSYTFAVGKHDIHWKVIQDDICIEMSLRLPKEDVMELWRVKVTNLSSRKRKLSIYPYYTVGYMSWMNQSGSYVEDLQGIVCSAITPYQKYQDYSKIKNYSDKTYLLADHQPTGWEVNHESFEGEGGLHNPSALQSETLAGGDARYETPVAVLQYRVELKAGAEQAYRFIFGPAHDETEIEGIRQHYFVKQNEEGQDGFTAAEQEYAGYIAEGQGNIQIQTPDSWLDNVVNHWLPRQMYYHGKTNRLTTDPQTRNYLQDNMGMSYIQPQIARAAFLTALSQQHISGAMPDGIILHPDAELKYINQVPHTDHCIWLPVCMKTYLDETNDYSILEEQVAFTDSEQKVSVLEHMNLAMRWLIHERDARGLNYINQGDWCDPMNMVGYKGKGVSGWLTIATAYAFNVWADIGEQAGHAEVAAEFRQEANQTNAVANDYLWDGDWYARGITDDNVVFGVSKDVEGRIYINPQSWALMSGAADQEKQEKLIRAVEEQLETPYGVEKLAPPFTAMREDVGRVTQKHPGSAENGAVYNHAAAFYIYALYLVGEKEKAYRLLRKMIPGPDAEDILQRGQLPVFIPNYYRGAYRQFPRTAGRSSHLFNTGTVPWVYRCLIDGLFGLQGHAQGLQVRPQLPEDWNEASVTRLFRGAELHVNMKKDASVQTIEVHVDDQRIEGHIIKNIQAGVKYEVLVKLPL from the coding sequence ATGATTAAAGCAACGGAAGATAATCAATATGTTGAACTAACAAGCCCGACAAGCTTACCGAAGGCATCCGGATTCCTTTGGAATGAAAAGATGATGATTCATGTGAATTGCCGGGGATACGCGGTGGCCCAGTTCATGCAACCCGAACCTGCCAAATACTCGTATGCACCCAACCTGGAAGCCAAGACGTTTATGCAGCCGGAGCAGCCATACTATGCCCACCATCCGGGACGGTTTATCTACATTAAAGATGAAGTAAGCGGGGAAATCTTCTCCGCCCCGTATGAACCCGTTCGCAAGGAAGCAGATAGCTATACGTTCGCTGTCGGTAAACATGATATTCACTGGAAAGTGATTCAGGACGATATATGCATCGAGATGTCTCTGCGTCTGCCGAAAGAAGATGTTATGGAGCTATGGCGTGTGAAGGTAACCAATCTGTCTTCGAGAAAACGCAAGCTTAGTATCTACCCATATTATACGGTCGGTTATATGTCCTGGATGAACCAATCCGGTTCATATGTGGAAGATTTGCAGGGCATTGTCTGCTCGGCGATTACGCCGTATCAGAAATATCAGGATTATAGCAAAATCAAAAATTACAGCGACAAAACCTATCTGCTTGCAGATCACCAGCCGACCGGCTGGGAAGTAAATCATGAGAGCTTTGAAGGCGAAGGCGGACTTCATAATCCTTCTGCTCTTCAGTCGGAGACACTGGCTGGTGGAGATGCACGGTACGAGACACCTGTAGCTGTATTGCAATATAGAGTCGAACTGAAAGCGGGAGCGGAGCAGGCGTATCGATTCATCTTTGGCCCGGCTCATGATGAGACAGAGATTGAGGGCATTCGTCAGCATTATTTTGTGAAGCAGAATGAAGAAGGACAGGATGGGTTCACCGCAGCCGAGCAGGAGTATGCTGGTTATATTGCGGAAGGGCAAGGAAACATTCAGATCCAGACACCGGACAGCTGGCTAGATAATGTCGTGAATCACTGGTTACCTCGCCAGATGTACTATCATGGCAAAACCAATCGTCTGACAACCGATCCGCAGACGCGGAATTATTTGCAGGACAACATGGGCATGAGTTATATTCAACCCCAGATTGCACGCGCTGCGTTTTTGACCGCTTTGTCTCAGCAGCATATAAGCGGCGCGATGCCAGACGGCATTATTTTACACCCGGACGCAGAATTGAAATATATTAACCAGGTTCCTCATACCGATCATTGTATCTGGCTTCCGGTCTGTATGAAGACTTATTTGGATGAAACGAATGACTATAGCATTCTGGAGGAACAGGTTGCTTTTACAGACAGTGAACAGAAGGTTTCGGTATTGGAACATATGAATCTTGCGATGCGCTGGTTGATCCATGAGCGGGATGCGCGTGGGTTGAACTATATCAATCAGGGTGACTGGTGTGATCCGATGAACATGGTGGGATACAAAGGCAAAGGCGTATCCGGCTGGCTGACCATTGCGACGGCATATGCATTCAATGTGTGGGCAGATATTGGTGAACAGGCAGGGCATGCCGAGGTTGCAGCGGAATTCCGTCAGGAAGCCAATCAGACCAATGCGGTAGCCAATGATTATCTGTGGGATGGGGACTGGTATGCCCGCGGAATTACGGATGATAACGTAGTGTTTGGTGTAAGCAAAGACGTGGAAGGACGCATCTATATCAATCCTCAGAGCTGGGCACTTATGAGCGGTGCTGCGGATCAGGAGAAGCAGGAGAAGTTAATACGTGCGGTAGAGGAGCAATTGGAGACGCCATATGGTGTCGAGAAGCTCGCGCCGCCTTTCACAGCGATGCGGGAAGATGTAGGCCGTGTTACGCAGAAACATCCAGGAAGTGCGGAGAACGGTGCAGTGTACAATCATGCGGCGGCGTTCTATATTTATGCGTTGTACCTGGTGGGCGAGAAGGAGAAGGCGTACCGTCTGCTGCGTAAAATGATCCCTGGCCCTGATGCCGAGGATATTCTCCAGCGGGGTCAGCTACCCGTATTTATCCCGAATTATTATCGCGGAGCCTATCGTCAATTCCCACGTACAGCCGGGCGCTCCAGTCATCTATTCAACACCGGCACGGTGCCTTGGGTGTATCGCTGCCTGATCGACGGATTGTTTGGACTGCAAGGTCATGCACAAGGACTTCAAGTACGTCCGCAGTTACCAGAAGATTGGAACGAGGCATCGGTTACACGTTTGTTCCGCGGGGCTGAGCTGCATGTAAACATGAAGAAGGATGCATCTGTCCAGACAATTGAGGTACATGTTGACGACCAACGGATTGAAGGCCACATTATCAAGAACATACAAGCCGGCGTGAAATATGAGGTGCTGGTGAAACTGCCTTTGTAG
- a CDS encoding GNAT family N-acetyltransferase, which produces MTHTIDSEHKTIEELSLNHWQPLSTLLYDGWVLRFAKGYTKRANSVQPIHYSTLDVHEKIEECERIYASNQLNTIFKITPFIQPDHLDQLLQDKGYAVVDLTRVQTRSLDDIKEPEHQAVQIDEQLTTAWLDHFCRLNQVNDLQRETTELMLNNIRTQAGFISLLIDGQVVACGFGVIERGYIGLYDIITDANFRNRGLAEQMILHLLHWAKKQGATSSYLQVVANNAPALKLYAKLGYSEIYSYWYRVKEWNES; this is translated from the coding sequence ATGACGCATACTATAGATTCAGAACACAAAACCATTGAAGAACTATCCCTTAACCACTGGCAACCCTTGTCCACCTTACTGTATGACGGTTGGGTACTGCGTTTTGCCAAAGGATATACCAAACGTGCCAACTCCGTTCAACCTATCCACTACTCCACTCTGGATGTGCATGAAAAGATTGAAGAATGTGAGCGCATCTATGCTTCCAATCAGTTAAATACCATATTTAAGATCACGCCGTTTATTCAACCGGATCATCTCGACCAGCTTTTGCAAGACAAAGGGTATGCTGTTGTAGATCTGACCCGTGTCCAAACTCGGAGCCTGGATGACATCAAAGAACCCGAGCACCAAGCTGTGCAGATTGACGAACAGTTGACCACAGCGTGGCTGGATCACTTTTGTAGGCTAAATCAGGTGAACGATCTGCAACGGGAAACGACAGAACTAATGTTGAACAATATCCGTACACAAGCAGGTTTCATCTCGCTGTTGATCGACGGGCAAGTCGTCGCGTGTGGGTTCGGTGTAATTGAACGTGGCTACATTGGATTATATGACATCATTACAGACGCTAACTTCCGGAATCGTGGACTTGCTGAACAGATGATCCTGCACCTTCTGCATTGGGCAAAAAAACAGGGCGCTACCTCCAGTTACCTGCAAGTGGTTGCGAATAATGCACCTGCCTTGAAGCTTTACGCTAAGCTGGGTTATTCGGAAATCTATAGCTATTGGTACAGAGTCAAAGAATGGAATGAGTCCTGA
- a CDS encoding SprT family zinc-dependent metalloprotease — MLTIELNNHSINCHIEYGKRKKVSITMDLPYMVTIKAPNGTSEDMIRQLVEQHGDVILKKSALMQQALDGPQAKEYEDEGKGKFLLFGKEHALHELIPVEGLTEEELRANLKKFYFAECKRMIGERIGRYQQELKVKPKSVEIVDSPTKWGSCSWDKKLTFNYRLAMAPLEVIDYVIIHELCHIHHMNHDRSFWRRIGSIMPDYKAKEDYLMRNGRAMTL, encoded by the coding sequence ATGTTAACTATAGAATTAAATAATCACAGTATTAACTGTCATATTGAATACGGCAAACGCAAGAAAGTGTCCATCACGATGGACTTGCCTTACATGGTAACGATCAAAGCACCCAATGGTACCAGTGAAGACATGATCCGGCAACTTGTAGAGCAGCACGGGGATGTGATTTTGAAGAAATCTGCTCTGATGCAGCAAGCGCTCGACGGTCCTCAAGCCAAGGAATACGAAGATGAGGGCAAAGGGAAGTTTTTGCTTTTTGGCAAGGAGCATGCACTGCATGAATTAATCCCTGTAGAGGGGCTTACAGAAGAGGAGCTGCGAGCGAATCTGAAGAAGTTTTATTTTGCCGAGTGTAAACGCATGATTGGGGAGCGCATCGGACGCTATCAGCAAGAGTTGAAGGTGAAGCCAAAGTCAGTAGAGATCGTAGATTCTCCCACCAAGTGGGGCAGTTGTAGCTGGGACAAAAAGCTGACGTTCAATTATCGCCTGGCGATGGCACCACTGGAAGTGATCGATTATGTCATCATTCATGAACTTTGCCATATTCACCACATGAATCATGATCGCTCTTTCTGGCGGCGTATTGGAAGTATCATGCCGGATTACAAAGCGAAAGAAGATTATCTGATGCGCAATGGTCGAGCCATGACGCTATAA
- a CDS encoding saccharopine dehydrogenase: MIRKKVLIAGGYGAVGAQLARILHDRHPDLELVLGGRSAGKAAPFPSNRVQTVVVDTNAEDPLIHAGENISLIINAVNDLDDRLLVSAVRRKIPLIDVTRWTEVFNQAIRTVEQEQLHAPVVLSSGWMAGTASLFAMILSNSLQHVEVNIHALYSLRDKAGPDSAAFMDRMSIPFQVTESNTNRLVYPMTDPIKVHFPNGYTTPCYRLDTPDHVTLPHTSHIDSASFRISFDSKVSTYALAGLVKTGVWKMISGERFQPFRRKLLYNPGIGSAHHLVIQLKGLDAKGNQVERTMTVSDPLGQTHMTALGAAVQAEKILMMPADEPMAPGVYYPEHLFDDRMDMDAVTHFFKQYGVQLSYS; the protein is encoded by the coding sequence ATGATTAGAAAAAAAGTTCTCATCGCTGGAGGCTATGGTGCTGTAGGTGCACAGCTTGCTCGCATTTTGCATGATAGGCATCCTGATCTTGAATTGGTGCTGGGAGGTCGATCTGCGGGTAAAGCAGCACCTTTTCCATCCAATCGTGTCCAAACAGTTGTTGTTGATACCAATGCGGAAGATCCACTAATTCACGCAGGAGAAAATATATCATTAATCATTAATGCAGTGAACGATCTGGATGATCGGCTACTGGTATCAGCAGTGCGGAGAAAAATTCCACTCATCGATGTAACACGCTGGACTGAGGTATTCAATCAAGCGATCCGTACAGTAGAGCAGGAGCAACTTCATGCCCCTGTAGTGCTGTCCTCTGGATGGATGGCAGGAACAGCCTCTCTATTTGCCATGATACTTTCTAACTCGCTGCAACATGTCGAAGTAAACATTCATGCCTTGTACTCGCTGCGAGATAAAGCCGGGCCTGATTCAGCAGCCTTCATGGATCGGATGAGTATTCCTTTTCAGGTAACTGAATCGAACACGAACCGGCTCGTCTACCCCATGACAGATCCGATTAAAGTTCATTTCCCGAACGGGTATACGACCCCATGTTACAGACTGGACACACCCGATCATGTCACTTTGCCTCATACGAGTCATATCGATTCCGCTAGCTTCCGCATTTCATTTGATAGTAAAGTATCTACCTATGCACTCGCCGGATTAGTAAAAACGGGTGTATGGAAGATGATCAGTGGTGAACGATTCCAGCCATTCCGGCGAAAATTGCTCTATAATCCGGGGATCGGGAGTGCACATCATCTCGTCATTCAACTGAAAGGACTGGATGCGAAAGGGAACCAGGTTGAACGAACGATGACGGTCTCTGACCCACTCGGTCAAACTCATATGACTGCACTCGGCGCTGCGGTGCAAGCCGAGAAGATACTGATGATGCCTGCGGATGAGCCTATGGCTCCAGGCGTCTATTATCCTGAGCATCTGTTCGATGATCGAATGGACATGGATGCGGTTACTCATTTTTTCAAACAATACGGCGTTCAATTATCTTACTCCTAA
- a CDS encoding metalloregulator ArsR/SmtB family transcription factor has protein sequence MNESMGNQKVIDIFENLSPYLQGLGDPVRQRIISLLIDQESMNVSQIAEHVPMSRPTVSHHLKILRQSGLLTVQKKGTEMYYKLEFNDAIELLKQLVHLVEVECQS, from the coding sequence ATGAACGAGTCGATGGGTAACCAAAAAGTTATTGATATTTTCGAGAATCTAAGTCCTTATCTTCAAGGTTTGGGAGATCCCGTTCGCCAGCGAATCATATCGCTGCTCATTGATCAAGAGAGCATGAACGTATCACAGATTGCAGAGCATGTCCCTATGTCACGCCCTACGGTCTCTCATCATTTGAAAATATTACGTCAATCCGGACTGTTAACGGTTCAGAAAAAAGGTACAGAGATGTATTACAAGCTGGAATTCAACGATGCGATCGAATTGCTCAAACAGCTCGTTCATCTCGTGGAAGTGGAATGTCAGAGCTAG